In Piliocolobus tephrosceles isolate RC106 chromosome 4, ASM277652v3, whole genome shotgun sequence, the following are encoded in one genomic region:
- the LRRC14B gene encoding leucine-rich repeat-containing protein 14B, translating to MGTMRSLRFISAEALVSHPQVARQSLDSVAYNLYPLLFKASYLLEQAEVTRAVLGRWPLEEFRLGALLGPSADHPQDLRDRACRACLEALVRGLADHVLQDQSRRRLRVADLTGIRDVQVQRCPCGRALGKWGRTRLLARTCCELQAEPLAVGLPVEVLADLFVTEGNFEAVVQALRPAGPAPLRVHCPSFRADSLSPSQLLHVLRLAGPGALRKLEVVHNVRLHAGHVQQLLAQVGFPRLASLTLPTKAFDAPPACASTPDGEDRLLASIARELSKMTQLTELSVAFSRLTGKIRTLLGPLQTPLRVLDLANCALNHADMAFLADCAHAAHLEVLDLSGHNLVSLFPSTFFRLLGQAARTLRILTLEECGIVDSHVGMLILGLSPCHRLRQLKFLGNPLSARALRRLFAALCELPELRCIEFPVPKDCYPEGAAYPQDELAMSKFDQQKYDEIAEELRAVLLRADREDIQVSTPLFGSFDPDIQETSNELGVFLLQAFKTALENFSRALRQIE from the exons ATGGGCACAATGAGGTCACTCCGCTTCATTTCTGCAGAAGCCCTGGTGTCCCATCCCCAGGTGGCCCGACAGAGCCTGGACAGTGTGGCCTACAACCTCTACCCACTCCTGTTCAAAGCCAGCTACCTGCTGGAGCAGGCAGAGGTGACGCGCGCTGTGCTGGGGCGCTGGCCCCTGGAGGAGTTCAGGCTGGGAGCGCTGCTGGGTCCCAGTGCCGACCACCCCCAGGACCTGCGCGACCGAGCCTGCCGGGCCTGCCTGGAGGCGCTGGTGCGCGGCCTCGCCGACCACGTGCTGCAGGACCAGAGCCGCCGGCGGCTGCGGGTAGCCGATCTCACGGGCATCCGAGACGTGCAGGTGCAGCGGTGCCCGTGCGGGAGGGCGCTGGGCAAGTGGGGCCGCACCCGGCTGCTGGCCAGGACCTGCTGTGAGCTGCAGGCAGAGCCCCTCGCAGTCGGGCTCCCGGTCGAGGTCCTCGCCGACCTCTTCGTCACTGAGGGCAACTTCGAGGCGGTGGTGCAGGCTCTGAGGCCGGCGGGCCCGGCCCCTCTGCGGGTGCACTGCCCCTCGTTCCGGGCGGACAGCCTGAGCCCCAGCCAGCTCCTGCACGTGCTGCGTCTGGCTGGCCCGGGTGCCCTGCGCAAGCTGGAGGTGGTGCACAATGTGCGGCTGCATGCGGGCCACGTGcagcagctgctggcccaggtgggCTTCCCCCGGCTGGCCTCGCTCACCCTGCCCACCAAGGCCTTTGATGCACCCCCCGCCTGCGCCTCCACTCCCGACGGTGAGGACCGCCTCCTCGCCTCCATCGCCCGGGAGCTCAGCAAGATGACGCAGCTCACCGAGCTCAGTGTGGCCTTCTCCAGGCTGACCGGGAAGATCCGGACGCTGCTTGG CCCCCTGCAGACCCCACTACGAGTACTGGACCTGGCCAACTGTGCCCTGAACCACGCAGACATGGCCTTCTTGGCAGATTGTGCCCACGCTGCCCACCTGGAGGTGCTGGACCTGAGTGGACACAACCTGGTCAGCCTGTTCCCCTCAACCTTCTTCAGGCTGCTCGGCCAGGCTGCCCGGACGCTGAGGATCCTGACACTGGAGGAGTGTGGCATTGTAGACAGCCACGTTGGCATGCTGATcctgggcctgagcccctgcCACCGGCTGCGCCAGCTCAAGTTCCTCGGGAACCCGCTGTCGGCCCGCGCCCTCCGGCGCCTCTTCGCCGCGCTCTGTGAGCTCCCCGAGCTGCGCTGCATCGAGTTTCCGGTGCCCAAGGACTGCTACCCCGAGGGTGCCGCCTACCCCCAGGACGAGCTGGCCATGTCCAAGTTCGACCAGCAGAAATACGACGAGATCGCCGAGGAGCTGCGTGCCGTGCTGCTGCGGGCAGACCGAGAGGACATCCAGGTCTCCACGCCCCTCTTTGGAAGTTTCGACCCAGACATTCAAGAAACAAGCAATGAGCTTGGCGTTTTCTTGCTGCAAGCTTTCAAAACCGCTCTAGAAAACTTCTCCAGAGCACTCAGACAAATAGAGTAG
- the CCDC127 gene encoding coiled-coil domain-containing protein 127, giving the protein MNNLNDPPSWNIRPNSRADGGDGSRWNYALLVPMLGLAAFRWIWSRESQKEIEKEREACRQRTTAFQQDLEAKYHAMISENRRAVAQLSLELEKEQNRTASYREALISQGRKLVEEKKLLEQERAQVMQEKRQVQPLRNAYLSCLQKEENWQRRARLLLKEFEAVLTERQNIYCSLFLPRSKRLELEKSLLVRASVDPVAADLEMAAGLTDIFQHDTYCGDVWNTNKRQNGRLMWLYLKYWELVVELKKFKRVEEAILEK; this is encoded by the exons ATGAATAACCTCAATGATCCCCCAAGTTGGAATATCCGGCCTAATTCCAGGGCAGATGGTGGTGATGGAAGCAGATGGAATTATGCCCTGTTGGTTCCAATGCTGGGATTGGCTGCTTTTC GTTGGATTTGGTCTAGGGAAtcccagaaagaaatagaaaaagagagagaagcctgCCGTCAGAGAACTACTGCTTTTCAACAGGATCTGGAAGCCAAGTACCATGCCATGATCTCAGAAAATCGGCGTGCTGTTGCTCAGTTGTCCTTGGAACTCgaaaaggaacagaacagaacagctAGTTATCGAGAAGCCCTTATCTCTCAGGGGCGCAAGCTGGTAGAAGAGAAGAAGCTTCTGGAACAGGAACGGGCCCAGGTGATGCAAGAAAAAAGGCAAGTGCAGCCTTTGAGAAATGCATATTTGAGCTGCctgcaaaaggaagaaaactggcaAAGGAGAGCCAGGCTTTTGCTGAAAGAGTTTGAAGCTGTTCTCACGGAAAGGCAGAATATCTACTGCAGTCTGTTTCTTCCTCGCAGCAAGCGGCTGGAGCTAGAGAAGAGCTTACTGGTGCGAGCGTCCGTCGACCCCGTTGCCGCTGACCTAGAGATGGCAGCCGGTCTCACCGACATATTTCAGCATGATACATATTGTGGTGATGTCTGGAACACCAACAAACGCCAGAATGGCAGACTCATGTGGCTCTATCTCAAATACTGGGAACTAGTTGTCGAACTGAAGAAGTTTAAGAGAGTAGAGGAAGCCATACTAGAAAAGTAA